In Primulina eburnea isolate SZY01 chromosome 14, ASM2296580v1, whole genome shotgun sequence, the following proteins share a genomic window:
- the LOC140813335 gene encoding uncharacterized protein isoform X2 gives MALDDMKASFNLRLDELRSSFTEQIRADFAEMRSNMPVILDKDFSVAYSRGRKRKSTEADFGIDDNLAKEIGSSSQTQQLFEPNLPVITKESSEDMQVTPDARKSGGEATTSRGVDENLATELIFEPILPCITEESSEDIQVTPDARMSGGDATTPRDDGVRPLVETVTLKVNKSLAQVRASMLERSPSRIRGFYAEYEKSFYGSMAIANSRVTASQIDEALRGLLEMQIRHPEVMSPEVSLMDRHFYSAISILAEDKDKTFKITVAGNVSKVKGSDPEWPRLLWEKTRRILIPVDRDGRWFLLKLVTGVNKCIIYDLQRRHDPKLKI, from the exons ATGGCTTTAGATGACATGAAAGCGAGTTTTAATCTTCGTCTCGATGAGTTGAGATCCAGTTTTACTGAACAGATTAGAGCTGATTTTGCTGAGATGAGGTCTAACATGCCAGTGATTCTGGACAAAGATTTTAGCGTAGCCTATAGCAGAGGGCGGAAGAGGAAATCAACGGAGGCAGATTTTG GTATTGATGATAATCTGGCTAAGGAAATTGGCAGTAGTAGCCAAACACAACAATTATTTGAGCCTAACCTTCCAGTCATTACAAAGGAGTCCTCAGAAG ataTGCAGGTGACTCCGGATGCGCGTAAGTCAGGTGGCGAGGCGACCACGTCGAGAG GTGTGGATGAAAATCTGGCTACCGAACTGATATTTGAGCCTATCCTTCCATGCATTACAGAGGAGTCCTCAGAAG ATATTCAAGTGACTCCAGATGCGCGTATGTCAGGAGGCGATGCGACCACGCCGAGAG ATGACGGTGTGAGGCCACTTGTGGAGACCGTGACACTGAAGGTAAACAAGTCGCTGGCGCAAGTTAGGGCATCGATGCTCGAACGTTCTCCAAGTAGGATTCGAGGTTTTTATGCCGAATATGAGAAGTCGTTTTACGGGTCCATGGCGATCGCAAACTCACGTGTTACAGCCTCT CAAATCGACGAAGCTCTCCGTGGATTGCTTGAGATGCAGATCCGACATCCTGAAGTGATGTCGCCAGAGGTGTCATTGATGGACAGACATTTCTACAGTGCGATCTCAATTTTGGCTGAAGATAAAGATAAAACTTTCAAAATAACTGTGGCAGGAAATGTGAGCAAAGTGAAGGGTAGTGATCCAGAATGGCCGCGTCTGTTGTGGGAAAAGACACGAAGAATTCTCATCCCTGTCGACAGAGATGGGCGCTGGTTTTTGTTAAAACTCGTTACAGGGGTGAATAAGTGCATTATATATGACTTGCAGCGAAGACACGATCCCAAATTAAAGATCTGA
- the LOC140813335 gene encoding uncharacterized protein isoform X1 has protein sequence MALDDMKASFNLRLDELRSSFTEQIRADFAEMRSNMPVILDKDFSVAYSRGRKRKSTEADFGIDDNLAKEIGSSSQTQQLFEPNLPVITKESSEDMQVTPDARKSGGEATTSRGVDENLATELIFEPILPCITEESSEDIQVTPDARMSGGDATTPRAIIDDGVRPLVETVTLKVNKSLAQVRASMLERSPSRIRGFYAEYEKSFYGSMAIANSRVTASQIDEALRGLLEMQIRHPEVMSPEVSLMDRHFYSAISILAEDKDKTFKITVAGNVSKVKGSDPEWPRLLWEKTRRILIPVDRDGRWFLLKLVTGVNKCIIYDLQRRHDPKLKI, from the exons ATGGCTTTAGATGACATGAAAGCGAGTTTTAATCTTCGTCTCGATGAGTTGAGATCCAGTTTTACTGAACAGATTAGAGCTGATTTTGCTGAGATGAGGTCTAACATGCCAGTGATTCTGGACAAAGATTTTAGCGTAGCCTATAGCAGAGGGCGGAAGAGGAAATCAACGGAGGCAGATTTTG GTATTGATGATAATCTGGCTAAGGAAATTGGCAGTAGTAGCCAAACACAACAATTATTTGAGCCTAACCTTCCAGTCATTACAAAGGAGTCCTCAGAAG ataTGCAGGTGACTCCGGATGCGCGTAAGTCAGGTGGCGAGGCGACCACGTCGAGAG GTGTGGATGAAAATCTGGCTACCGAACTGATATTTGAGCCTATCCTTCCATGCATTACAGAGGAGTCCTCAGAAG ATATTCAAGTGACTCCAGATGCGCGTATGTCAGGAGGCGATGCGACCACGCCGAGAG CGATTATAGATGACGGTGTGAGGCCACTTGTGGAGACCGTGACACTGAAGGTAAACAAGTCGCTGGCGCAAGTTAGGGCATCGATGCTCGAACGTTCTCCAAGTAGGATTCGAGGTTTTTATGCCGAATATGAGAAGTCGTTTTACGGGTCCATGGCGATCGCAAACTCACGTGTTACAGCCTCT CAAATCGACGAAGCTCTCCGTGGATTGCTTGAGATGCAGATCCGACATCCTGAAGTGATGTCGCCAGAGGTGTCATTGATGGACAGACATTTCTACAGTGCGATCTCAATTTTGGCTGAAGATAAAGATAAAACTTTCAAAATAACTGTGGCAGGAAATGTGAGCAAAGTGAAGGGTAGTGATCCAGAATGGCCGCGTCTGTTGTGGGAAAAGACACGAAGAATTCTCATCCCTGTCGACAGAGATGGGCGCTGGTTTTTGTTAAAACTCGTTACAGGGGTGAATAAGTGCATTATATATGACTTGCAGCGAAGACACGATCCCAAATTAAAGATCTGA